The following proteins are encoded in a genomic region of Bernardetia sp. MNP-M8:
- a CDS encoding MoxR family ATPase, with protein MKKTLNYTGETLKEKKIPLENGKIIDVYLPSPELIKAVHLAFQVNRPLLIMGEPGCGKTRLAEAVAYELHGEKMYDHFFTWNIKSTTKAQDGIYEVDTLERMYDANVKDLKKIDKYINYGKLADAFQTEPHNDQPNILLIDEIDKADIDFPNDLLLELDKKEFEVKELEKTIKATSNILIFITSNEEKELPPAFLRRCLFHFIKFPNKEDLEKIVLAHYGALKEYKHFEKALDTFVELNTEIDDKKPSTSELIDWFKMISYYNSIRDNEGLSDQQKLLIEELEKFEGDNDMIPYSQILLKTVESRNKYKENE; from the coding sequence ATGAAAAAAACTCTAAACTACACAGGCGAAACCCTAAAAGAGAAAAAAATACCTCTAGAAAATGGAAAAATAATCGACGTTTATCTTCCTTCTCCAGAACTCATAAAAGCTGTTCATTTGGCTTTTCAAGTAAACCGTCCTTTGCTCATTATGGGCGAACCAGGGTGTGGCAAAACTCGTCTTGCCGAAGCTGTGGCGTATGAACTACATGGCGAAAAGATGTACGACCATTTTTTTACGTGGAACATAAAATCTACCACAAAAGCACAAGATGGAATTTATGAAGTAGATACACTTGAAAGAATGTACGATGCCAATGTAAAAGACCTCAAAAAGATTGATAAATACATCAATTATGGAAAACTGGCAGACGCTTTTCAAACAGAACCCCACAACGACCAACCTAATATTTTATTGATTGATGAGATTGATAAAGCTGATATTGATTTTCCAAACGATTTGCTTTTAGAACTAGACAAAAAAGAGTTTGAAGTCAAAGAATTAGAGAAAACAATAAAAGCCACAAGCAATATTTTGATTTTCATTACTAGCAATGAAGAAAAGGAGTTACCTCCTGCATTTTTGAGACGTTGTTTGTTTCATTTTATTAAATTTCCTAATAAAGAAGACCTAGAAAAAATTGTTCTTGCTCATTATGGAGCTTTGAAGGAATACAAACATTTTGAAAAAGCTCTTGATACGTTTGTAGAACTCAATACAGAAATAGACGATAAAAAACCTTCTACTAGCGAACTGATAGATTGGTTTAAGATGATAAGTTATTATAATTCTATTAGAGATAATGAAGGACTTAGCGACCAGCAAAAACTTTTGATAGAAGAATTAGAAAAATTTGAGGGAGACAATGATATGATTCCATACAGTCAGATTTTACTCAAAACAGTAGAAAGTAGAAACAAATACAAAGAAAATGAATAG
- a CDS encoding endonuclease/exonuclease/phosphatase family protein → MFKKVILPAIAYLFFVASFISLLPIWIGDLFSHFRMFWAFFSVILFIIYIIFFSQKKIHFKIVMSVFFSLLINVTSSYSFWTNSETYQYLFFGSPTLETFSHSSPNENVQKDTTVKSLLLMNVLSSNTNYEKARELIRNADADFVVILELNKKWKNELKELNKNYPYKFTEVREDNFGMGIYSKTDFTDSHIVLGDKYLNQINKELNEGLKKWSSDVNLDIRKINGVELREPAIFVKGKAINIMLLHPIPPINRDTYIKRNKYLEKKVEVISKTNTSKTLLVGDFNCSPFSADYKKFLKQSGLKDSQQNFGFQPTWNSSFPFLMQTQLDHVWHSEDIEILHRQTLPIEGSDHKAVLVLFR, encoded by the coding sequence ATGTTCAAAAAAGTAATTTTGCCTGCTATTGCCTATCTATTTTTTGTGGCTAGTTTTATAAGTCTTTTGCCTATTTGGATAGGAGATTTATTTTCTCATTTCAGAATGTTTTGGGCATTTTTTAGTGTTATTCTGTTCATTATTTATATTATTTTTTTCAGTCAAAAAAAGATTCATTTCAAAATTGTGATGAGTGTGTTTTTTTCATTGCTTATCAATGTTACTAGTTCATATTCATTTTGGACAAATTCTGAAACTTACCAATATTTGTTTTTTGGAAGTCCTACTTTAGAGACTTTTTCCCATTCAAGTCCAAATGAAAACGTACAAAAAGATACAACTGTAAAAAGTTTGCTTTTGATGAATGTACTTAGTTCGAATACAAATTATGAAAAAGCACGAGAATTAATCAGAAATGCAGATGCTGATTTTGTCGTTATTTTGGAATTAAATAAAAAATGGAAAAATGAATTAAAAGAATTGAATAAAAATTACCCTTATAAATTTACAGAGGTAAGAGAAGATAATTTTGGAATGGGAATTTACTCAAAAACTGATTTTACAGATTCTCATATTGTTTTAGGAGATAAATACTTAAATCAAATCAACAAAGAACTAAATGAAGGACTCAAAAAGTGGAGTTCTGATGTAAATCTTGATATTAGGAAAATAAATGGTGTAGAGTTGAGAGAGCCTGCAATTTTTGTAAAAGGTAAAGCAATAAACATAATGCTTTTACACCCAATTCCACCAATAAATAGAGATACATACATAAAAAGGAATAAATACTTAGAGAAAAAAGTAGAAGTTATAAGCAAAACAAATACTTCAAAAACTCTTTTAGTAGGGGATTTTAATTGCTCTCCCTTCTCTGCTGACTATAAGAAATTTCTAAAACAATCAGGTCTGAAAGATTCCCAACAAAACTTTGGTTTTCAGCCCACTTGGAATAGTTCTTTTCCTTTTTTGATGCAAACTCAATTGGATCACGTTTGGCATTCTGAGGATATTGAGATTTTGCACAGACAAACACTTCCAATTGAAGGTTCTGACCACAAAGCTGTATTGGTTCTTTTTAGATAA
- a CDS encoding CatB-related O-acetyltransferase, whose product MKSNIPNKNAVFPLEGYERLCFLKNIIKNPNIIVGDYTYYDDFEDVNNFEKNVKYLFDFSGDKLIIGKFCMIASDAKFIMNGANHLTKAVTSYPFAIFGKDWTGAMEGKKYPYKGDLEIQNDVWIGYNVTIMAGVKVGNGAIIAANSTVTSDVEPYSIVGENPAKVIRKRFSDAQIEALLKIQWWNWEIEKITQNVELLTDENVDKFIALHS is encoded by the coding sequence ATGAAATCAAATATACCAAATAAAAACGCTGTTTTTCCTTTAGAGGGCTACGAAAGACTTTGCTTTTTAAAGAATATCATCAAAAATCCAAATATAATTGTGGGTGATTATACCTATTATGATGATTTTGAAGATGTTAATAATTTTGAGAAAAATGTAAAATACTTATTTGATTTTAGTGGTGACAAACTCATCATTGGAAAGTTTTGTATGATTGCTTCAGATGCAAAATTTATTATGAATGGTGCAAATCATCTCACAAAAGCAGTTACTTCTTATCCTTTTGCTATTTTTGGAAAAGATTGGACAGGTGCAATGGAAGGAAAAAAATATCCTTACAAAGGAGATTTAGAAATTCAGAATGATGTTTGGATTGGTTACAATGTAACTATTATGGCAGGAGTAAAAGTAGGCAATGGAGCAATTATAGCAGCTAATTCAACTGTAACTAGCGATGTAGAACCCTATAGTATTGTTGGAGAAAACCCTGCAAAAGTAATTCGAAAACGATTTTCAGATGCTCAAATTGAGGCATTATTAAAGATACAGTGGTGGAATTGGGAGATTGAAAAAATTACTCAAAATGTAGAATTATTGACTGATGAGAATGTGGATAAATTTATCGCTCTTCATTCTTAA
- a CDS encoding metal ABC transporter ATP-binding protein: MITQVENPVLEIHDLTVSYERKPVLWDIDLSIPKGSLVGIIGPNGAGKSTLIKAVMGLLPLSSGYVKLMDKNLDEVRDKISYVPQRESVDWDFPISVFEVVLMGRYGKMGLMRRPSKKDKEIALHSLEQVGMSAFASRQISQLSGGQQQRVFLARALAQEADLYLMDEPFVGVDAATESAIITLLREMREAGKTVIVVHHDLQSAAEYFDWVVLLNMRLVASGQTKTTLTKALLEETYGGRLTVLSEVGDLLKKAQFPSRED, translated from the coding sequence TTGATAACACAAGTAGAAAATCCAGTTTTAGAAATACACGATCTTACAGTTAGCTATGAGCGCAAGCCTGTTCTTTGGGACATCGATTTGAGCATCCCAAAAGGTTCTTTAGTAGGAATAATTGGTCCTAATGGAGCAGGAAAATCAACACTCATAAAAGCTGTCATGGGACTTTTGCCATTGAGTAGTGGTTATGTAAAACTTATGGACAAAAATCTTGATGAGGTAAGAGACAAAATAAGTTATGTTCCTCAACGAGAATCAGTAGATTGGGATTTCCCAATTTCTGTTTTTGAGGTAGTCTTGATGGGACGTTATGGTAAAATGGGTTTGATGCGTCGTCCTTCTAAAAAAGATAAAGAAATTGCTTTGCACTCTTTGGAACAGGTCGGAATGAGTGCTTTTGCTTCTCGCCAAATTTCACAACTTTCTGGAGGACAACAGCAACGAGTTTTTTTGGCTAGAGCTTTGGCACAAGAAGCAGATTTGTATTTGATGGATGAGCCTTTTGTGGGAGTAGATGCAGCTACTGAGTCAGCTATTATTACCCTTTTGAGAGAAATGAGAGAAGCAGGCAAAACAGTTATTGTTGTTCATCACGATTTGCAATCAGCAGCCGAATATTTTGATTGGGTGGTACTTCTCAATATGCGTTTGGTAGCTAGTGGACAAACAAAAACAACACTTACAAAAGCTCTTTTAGAAGAAACGTATGGAGGAAGACTGACCGTTTTGTCCGAAGTAGGCGATTTATTAAAGAAAGCACAATTTCCTTCAAGGGAAGATTAA
- a CDS encoding leucine-rich repeat domain-containing protein: MDTQQNQTTIERRIHLFKQKAGKNAAVYQDFLVLIAQPLLFSTDFLYKLWLNFKGYHQKDPKEQPSYLVVSDFILSSLCQPIGTDLFRMEEDIREYILLQTTKEIRQDVALFIEEYALRNKSNLSKNIFEIHSLFAEGILRPKEMEKKIIEKLKSEAKPNEKANYLSLYFNSPSFDGNGSQKAGISLVRVDNPNEENVLKLGYLPKGIEENLEKYEGINVEKIEKTLLDERIEENLATKDTSLDLSAFDIDEISRISKIFNCSYLEELYLQHNYISDISFLSNLKNLEILDLFGNSVSDIFSLSELKKIAILVISNNQVSDISPLSDLNQLKELDLDGNRISDISFLSNLKQLQGLQLFDNQISDISSLAKLQSLKVLDISNNQISDISSLSELKNIKKLHLDNNDISNISPLLELPNLKELYLKGNPIENIPKEIYDFDGNCLEVVREYFENTLMGQMDEEFEKFRIDMENDWKKIVENKVQELKEYAKQGSMEKVFDYLDLYFNKNPQVQYATLKKEFMTASSSYFTTLERLIVFLNSEIVKEAISFIEQEQAIEELNKPVDIKSYGTQKEIQGLEKAIEMLEEKRTFLRQELVIAQNAAIKFDFAQKLKDLEKEIEAYRKKLESLVYTPSVFISYNNKDKGLVTKIKEELRENDVLIDSETMKVGEDIKIFIERSVKESDYVLVLVSQNSLLSSWITIESFLVFNEKTFGKKLIPLYEDDSFFSDDFLKEGILQVKRKKEKIEEEIRECQNQNVGTEHLQEEYERYVKLENNLPNIIESLRNFISIDISKENFEMGMRQLVGAIISSDHQAKAI, translated from the coding sequence ATGGACACACAACAAAATCAGACAACAATAGAAAGAAGAATACATCTTTTTAAACAGAAAGCAGGAAAAAATGCAGCAGTCTATCAAGATTTTCTAGTTTTGATAGCTCAACCCTTGCTTTTTTCTACTGATTTTCTCTATAAGTTGTGGCTAAATTTTAAAGGCTACCACCAAAAAGACCCCAAAGAACAGCCTTCTTATTTGGTAGTTTCTGATTTTATTTTGTCGAGTTTGTGTCAGCCGATTGGTACGGATTTGTTTCGTATGGAAGAGGATATTCGTGAGTATATTTTACTTCAAACGACAAAGGAAATAAGGCAAGATGTAGCTTTATTTATAGAAGAATATGCGTTGAGAAACAAAAGCAATCTTAGTAAAAATATTTTTGAGATACATAGTTTGTTTGCAGAAGGCATTTTGCGACCTAAAGAAATGGAAAAGAAAATCATAGAAAAGCTAAAAAGTGAAGCCAAACCAAACGAAAAAGCAAATTATTTAAGTCTATATTTCAATTCCCCTTCTTTTGACGGAAATGGAAGTCAAAAAGCAGGAATTTCTTTGGTTCGTGTGGATAATCCTAATGAAGAGAATGTTTTGAAACTTGGGTATTTGCCGAAGGGGATTGAGGAGAATTTGGAAAAATATGAAGGAATAAATGTAGAAAAGATTGAAAAAACTTTATTAGATGAAAGAATCGAAGAAAATTTAGCTACAAAAGATACTTCTTTAGATTTATCTGCTTTTGATATTGACGAAATAAGTAGAATATCAAAAATTTTTAATTGTAGCTATTTAGAAGAGCTTTATTTACAGCACAATTATATTTCAGATATTTCTTTCCTATCAAATTTAAAGAACTTGGAGATACTGGATTTATTCGGTAATAGTGTTTCAGACATTTTTTCTTTATCGGAGTTAAAAAAAATAGCAATTTTAGTTATTAGTAATAATCAAGTTTCAGATATCTCTCCTTTATCGGATTTGAATCAGTTGAAAGAGCTTGACTTGGACGGTAATAGGATTTCAGATATTTCTTTCTTATCAAACTTAAAACAGTTACAAGGACTTCAACTATTTGATAATCAAATTTCAGATATTTCCTCTTTAGCTAAATTGCAAAGTTTAAAAGTTTTAGATATTAGTAACAATCAAATTTCAGATATTTCTTCTTTATCAGAATTAAAAAATATAAAAAAACTTCATTTAGATAATAATGATATTTCAAATATTTCTCCATTATTAGAATTACCAAACCTCAAAGAACTTTATTTAAAAGGAAATCCAATAGAAAACATACCTAAAGAAATATATGATTTTGATGGAAATTGTCTTGAAGTAGTGAGAGAGTATTTTGAGAATACTTTGATGGGGCAAATGGATGAAGAATTTGAGAAATTCAGAATCGATATGGAAAATGATTGGAAAAAAATAGTAGAGAATAAAGTTCAAGAATTAAAAGAATACGCTAAACAGGGAAGCATGGAAAAAGTATTCGATTATTTGGATTTATATTTTAATAAGAATCCTCAAGTTCAATATGCTACCCTAAAGAAAGAATTTATGACAGCATCTTCTTCTTACTTTACAACATTAGAACGTTTAATAGTTTTTTTGAATAGTGAAATAGTGAAGGAAGCAATAAGTTTTATTGAGCAAGAACAGGCAATAGAGGAATTAAATAAACCAGTAGATATAAAATCTTATGGGACACAAAAGGAAATTCAAGGATTAGAAAAAGCTATTGAAATGCTTGAAGAGAAAAGAACCTTTCTTAGACAAGAATTAGTGATAGCTCAAAACGCAGCGATTAAGTTTGATTTCGCACAAAAACTTAAAGATTTAGAAAAAGAAATTGAAGCTTACAGGAAGAAATTAGAAAGTCTAGTCTATACTCCGTCAGTTTTTATTTCCTACAATAACAAAGACAAGGGTTTAGTCACTAAAATAAAAGAAGAGTTAAGAGAAAATGATGTTTTGATAGATTCTGAAACTATGAAAGTAGGAGAGGATATAAAAATATTTATTGAAAGAAGTGTAAAAGAAAGTGATTATGTACTTGTTTTAGTTTCTCAAAATAGTTTGCTTTCATCTTGGATAACAATAGAAAGTTTTCTTGTTTTTAATGAAAAGACATTTGGTAAAAAACTCATTCCACTTTATGAAGATGATTCATTTTTTAGTGATGATTTTTTAAAAGAGGGTATATTGCAAGTCAAAAGAAAGAAAGAAAAAATAGAGGAAGAAATAAGAGAATGCCAAAACCAAAATGTTGGTACTGAACATTTACAAGAAGAGTATGAACGTTATGTAAAACTGGAAAATAATCTACCAAATATCATTGAGAGTTTAAGAAATTTTATTAGTATTGATATAAGCAAAGAAAACTTTGAAATGGGAATGCGACAATTAGTTGGTGCTATAATTTCAAGTGACCATCAAGCTAAAGCAATATAA
- a CDS encoding metallophosphatase domain-containing protein — MQILFISDTHGEHESLKLPKLDVTDAESTMLIHTGDISKRGKEDEIIDFLNWFEVQDYTYKIFIAGNHDFLFEMNPTLAESFIPDNCIYLNNSSVEIEGIKIWGSPITPRFYDWAFNCDRGEKIRKHWQQIPNDTDILLTHGPAYGILDQTINGLQVGCEELIGFVEKIKPKIHAFGHIHEAYGKSNNSDTLFINASVLDIRYKLTNQSILIDWKEL; from the coding sequence ATGCAAATCCTTTTTATTTCAGACACACATGGAGAACATGAAAGCCTTAAACTGCCAAAATTAGATGTAACAGATGCAGAAAGTACGATGCTAATTCATACAGGCGATATTAGCAAGAGAGGAAAAGAAGATGAAATTATAGATTTTTTGAACTGGTTTGAAGTCCAAGATTACACCTACAAAATTTTTATAGCTGGAAATCACGATTTTTTATTTGAAATGAATCCTACTTTAGCCGAATCATTTATTCCTGATAATTGTATTTATCTCAATAATTCTTCTGTCGAAATAGAAGGAATCAAAATTTGGGGTTCGCCCATTACGCCTCGTTTTTATGATTGGGCTTTCAACTGTGATAGAGGTGAAAAAATAAGAAAACACTGGCAGCAAATTCCCAATGATACAGATATTTTGCTTACTCACGGACCTGCTTATGGAATTTTAGATCAAACGATAAACGGTTTGCAAGTGGGTTGTGAAGAACTTATCGGATTTGTAGAAAAAATAAAACCCAAAATTCACGCTTTTGGGCATATTCATGAAGCATACGGAAAATCAAATAATTCTGATACCCTATTTATAAATGCTAGTGTTTTAGATATACGTTACAAACTTACAAATCAGTCTATTTTGATAGATTGGAAAGAGTTATAA
- the ppk1 gene encoding polyphosphate kinase 1 translates to MISPEKIEEVIEQSQYLSRDLSWVQFNYRVLDQVTAQRRTILEKFKFLAITASNLDEFFMIRVGSLYNYMDYNKQRLDYSGLRELPFRQKLLHESQEFVQKQYQYLHDLLPKCGENNFRIIDGEEILQEEEEAVAAYFQHTIFPMLTPMVYDNYHTFPILMNKLLVFGVVTNIKGASKASRKVSFIQIPQNLPRFFEMHRGETVIFLPIEEIIRKYVYKFFRNVDILGVSLLRITRNGDFTLDESDDMEVDFVQEVKQKLKTRKTGRVVRLEIEKNYSTWMLSLLKSRWDIEEDNVFEVEKLIDLTCLWQIVGHKDLSEFLPLPHEPVKPLAFLRQEENTQKKRHDDSIFDRIKKEDIVLHHPYNSMEPVLEMIEEAAEDPNVLAIKTTIYRLAKDSRITSALLRAAENGKHVSVLFEVTARFDEENNIREAKKLQQAGCFVIYGVTQLKTHTKIMLVVRKEGQNVVRYVHMSSGNYNESTAKLYTDIGLLTTNEIYARDVSEFFNAITGHSDPDRYEQLLTAPNFMRHQLIALIQNETRNALDGLPAGICIKINSLQDRAFIDALYEASQAGVPVELIVRGICCLRPKRTGLSENINVRSIVGDFLEHSRIFYFHNNGDPKIYSGSADAMVRSFDRRIESLFLLLNPNAIQQAINLLSYNLKDTMNSYILHEDSNYYKYERSEDESVFNQHDEFFLITPESVSQANLYEEFLKPNQKLITPQSQIENNEGIETQSQETK, encoded by the coding sequence ATGATTTCGCCAGAAAAAATAGAAGAAGTAATCGAACAAAGTCAGTACCTAAGTCGTGATTTGAGTTGGGTACAATTTAATTATAGAGTTTTAGACCAAGTAACGGCACAGCGTCGTACAATTTTGGAGAAATTCAAATTTTTGGCGATTACAGCTTCTAACCTAGATGAATTTTTTATGATTCGGGTAGGTAGTTTGTATAATTACATGGATTATAACAAACAACGCCTTGATTATTCTGGATTACGTGAACTTCCATTTCGTCAAAAATTACTACACGAAAGTCAGGAATTTGTCCAAAAACAATATCAATATTTACACGATTTACTTCCAAAATGTGGTGAGAATAATTTTAGAATTATTGATGGAGAAGAGATTTTGCAAGAAGAAGAGGAAGCAGTAGCTGCTTATTTTCAGCATACTATTTTTCCAATGCTTACGCCAATGGTGTATGACAACTACCATACTTTTCCAATTCTGATGAATAAATTATTGGTCTTTGGTGTCGTTACCAATATTAAAGGAGCAAGCAAAGCAAGCAGAAAAGTATCATTTATTCAAATTCCTCAAAATCTTCCTCGTTTTTTCGAAATGCACCGAGGCGAAACAGTTATCTTTTTACCAATTGAGGAAATTATCAGAAAATATGTCTATAAATTTTTTAGAAATGTAGATATTTTGGGAGTAAGTTTACTTCGCATTACTAGAAATGGCGATTTTACGCTTGATGAAAGTGATGATATGGAAGTAGATTTTGTACAGGAAGTAAAACAAAAACTCAAAACAAGAAAAACAGGACGAGTAGTTCGTTTAGAAATAGAAAAAAATTATTCAACGTGGATGCTTAGTCTTTTGAAATCTCGTTGGGATATTGAAGAAGATAATGTTTTTGAAGTAGAAAAATTAATTGACCTTACTTGCCTTTGGCAAATTGTAGGACATAAAGATTTATCAGAATTCCTGCCTTTACCTCACGAACCTGTCAAGCCATTGGCATTTTTACGTCAAGAAGAAAATACACAGAAAAAACGACATGATGACAGCATTTTTGATAGAATAAAGAAAGAGGATATTGTTCTTCATCACCCTTACAACAGTATGGAACCTGTTTTGGAAATGATAGAAGAAGCTGCTGAAGATCCAAATGTGTTGGCAATCAAAACGACAATTTATAGACTAGCAAAAGATTCAAGAATTACATCCGCTCTTTTACGTGCTGCTGAAAATGGAAAGCACGTTTCTGTGCTTTTTGAAGTTACAGCTCGTTTTGATGAAGAAAATAATATTAGAGAAGCGAAGAAATTACAGCAAGCAGGTTGTTTTGTGATTTATGGAGTTACACAGCTCAAAACACATACAAAAATTATGTTAGTTGTCAGAAAAGAAGGACAAAATGTAGTGCGTTATGTGCATATGTCTAGTGGAAACTACAACGAATCTACTGCCAAACTTTACACAGATATTGGACTTTTGACAACCAATGAAATCTATGCAAGAGACGTGTCAGAGTTTTTCAATGCTATTACAGGACACTCTGACCCAGACCGTTACGAACAACTTCTGACTGCGCCTAACTTTATGCGTCATCAACTTATTGCACTCATTCAGAATGAGACTAGAAATGCTTTAGATGGGCTTCCAGCAGGAATTTGTATTAAAATCAATTCATTACAAGACCGAGCATTTATTGATGCACTTTATGAGGCTTCACAAGCAGGTGTTCCTGTTGAGCTAATTGTAAGAGGAATATGTTGTTTGAGACCAAAACGAACAGGATTAAGCGAAAACATTAATGTTCGTTCGATTGTAGGCGACTTTTTAGAGCATTCACGTATTTTCTATTTCCATAATAATGGAGACCCTAAAATCTATAGTGGTAGTGCTGATGCTATGGTGCGTAGTTTTGATAGAAGAATTGAGTCTCTGTTTTTATTATTAAATCCAAATGCCATTCAACAAGCTATTAATCTACTTTCTTACAATCTGAAAGATACAATGAATAGCTACATTTTGCATGAAGACAGTAATTACTACAAGTACGAGCGTTCAGAAGATGAGTCTGTTTTTAATCAACACGATGAGTTTTTCTTGATTACACCTGAATCTGTTAGTCAAGCAAATTTGTATGAAGAGTTTTTGAAACCTAATCAAAAATTGATTACTCCTCAAAGTCAGATTGAGAATAATGAAGGAATTGAAACTCAAAGTCAAGAAACGAAGTAA
- a CDS encoding caspase family protein: MNPIIEKALGCLENANYAGYFDEIDKISIPKSLKTIYATYKGKFIAGKDEWNFDQQLRAFSSELNKQLEENQQIDIRKNTQQPKEKMNTTHNFTTSDLHEQTYVFLFGTSKYAEDSELSQMLNVEVNLKQLYEVFTKEQGIKKENIRSFLNQTGDDIKHELCTILEEISPKSTFIFYFAGHGVLGEKDHKLYFTTPKSRTKTIQGTGILASSIREIISNYRIDRKIIILDCCFSGDFNNKMASIEQTVRIEISSLAEKIKGYFVITSSERTKTSLFDSKNPNRPTYFTESIIQTLKEGIKGKEGFLTTSDVYENIKYLYQESEIDLPRPTHRADNEGDNIIFAINRNNQSKPQETKTNTNDSAKVEEEQIISETKREVEMPQVNKKELKNDLSEDIGLFFEKMENIVDGDLDKENSLLQKKNKLKRLKKDFKDELITKEAYDIGCTKVERYLLEMIDELN; this comes from the coding sequence GTGAATCCGATTATAGAAAAAGCTTTAGGTTGTCTTGAAAATGCTAATTATGCAGGTTATTTTGATGAAATTGATAAAATTTCTATTCCAAAATCTCTCAAAACAATCTATGCTACTTATAAAGGGAAGTTTATAGCAGGAAAAGATGAGTGGAATTTTGACCAACAATTAAGAGCTTTTTCATCAGAACTAAACAAGCAACTTGAAGAAAATCAGCAGATAGATATTAGAAAAAATACACAGCAACCAAAAGAAAAAATGAATACTACTCATAACTTTACTACGTCTGACCTGCACGAACAAACCTATGTTTTTCTTTTTGGAACAAGTAAGTATGCAGAAGACTCAGAGCTTTCTCAAATGCTCAATGTAGAGGTAAATCTAAAGCAGCTTTATGAAGTCTTTACAAAAGAACAAGGGATAAAAAAAGAAAATATACGCTCATTTTTGAATCAAACAGGAGACGATATAAAACATGAGTTATGTACAATTTTAGAAGAAATCTCTCCGAAATCTACTTTTATATTTTATTTTGCAGGACATGGTGTGCTAGGAGAAAAAGACCATAAATTATATTTTACAACACCAAAAAGTCGTACAAAAACTATTCAAGGAACAGGTATTTTAGCTTCTTCAATCAGAGAGATAATCAGTAATTATCGAATTGATAGAAAAATAATTATTTTGGACTGTTGTTTTAGTGGAGATTTCAATAATAAAATGGCTTCTATTGAGCAAACAGTAAGAATAGAAATTAGTAGTTTAGCAGAAAAAATAAAAGGTTATTTTGTGATAACTTCTTCTGAACGAACCAAAACATCTTTATTCGATTCAAAAAATCCCAATCGTCCTACTTACTTTACAGAAAGTATTATCCAAACGCTTAAAGAAGGAATAAAAGGAAAAGAAGGTTTTCTAACTACTTCAGATGTTTATGAAAATATAAAATATCTTTACCAAGAAAGTGAAATTGATTTGCCAAGACCTACACACAGAGCAGATAATGAAGGCGACAATATTATTTTTGCAATCAACAGAAACAATCAAAGTAAACCACAAGAAACTAAGACAAATACAAACGACTCTGCAAAGGTAGAAGAGGAACAAATAATTTCAGAAACTAAAAGAGAAGTAGAAATGCCTCAAGTAAACAAGAAAGAATTGAAAAATGATTTGTCAGAAGACATAGGTTTATTCTTCGAAAAAATGGAAAATATTGTAGATGGTGATTTGGATAAAGAAAATAGTTTATTGCAAAAGAAAAACAAACTCAAACGATTGAAAAAAGATTTTAAAGATGAGCTTATTACTAAGGAAGCCTATGATATAGGTTGTACTAAAGTAGAGCGATATTTATTAGAAATGATTGATGAATTAAACTAG